A stretch of DNA from Methanoplanus endosymbiosus:
CTGAAATCACAGTTATTCTATTCCTGAAGCCCAGACCGGAATATCTAAATATTATTGTTCGAGTACCTGGGATGGGTCTTAAATATATGAGCTGATTTGGATGAAATATTAACTCCTTCTGAAATGATCAGAATCCGGGGATTAAATACAGTTGTATGTTTTGAGTACACGGGTTTTTTTGCATTGGATCTTTGCAGAATTACTATGGAATCCTGAAATCTGAATGCAATATATGTTGGTGAGTTATATTTGGTGTTGGTTAAAATGAGAGTTATAAATTATTTTGTTTTGTTCGTGATTGTTACAGCCATGATATTTATGGCAGGCTGTACATCGGAGGCTGCGAGTACGCAGGACAAGGTTCCTGCAATAAAAATCGGAGTTATGTGCCCATATACCGGAGACTTATCTCCATATGGTCAGGCAGTTAGAAATGGGGTAAACCTTGCGTTTGAAAAGGCAAATCCGGAAAATGTGGAACTGGTATATGAAGACAGTGCCGGCAGTGTAAAAGCTGCAATGGATGGTATCAGGAATCTTGTTCAGGAAGAGGATGTTCAGGCAGTTATCGGAGACATTACTTCAGGCTCGACATTAACTGCTGCTCCGTTTGCGAATAAGTATCATGTTACACTGATAAGTGCATCTTCCACAAGTCCGGATATTACTGATTCCGGGGATTATATATTCAGGACAATTCCAAGCGATGATCAGCAGGGCAGATTTGCGTCAGAACTGATTTATACAGAGGGTCATCACAACCTTGCGTTAATTTTCACTAATAACGGGTATGGAGTTGGCCTGACAAAGGTTGTCAGAGAGAGTTATGCAGATCTTGGTGGCAGAATTGTTGCTGATGAATCTGTTGATGCTGGTTCTTCTGATGTTTCTGCATTAGTTTCCAAGTTAAAGGCTGTAAATCCGGATGCTGTTTATCTTATCAGCAATTCACCTGAGATCACTGCACTGGTACTAAATGAGATTGCAGTTCAGGGAATTGATACCCGCTTATATGGCTCAGAGGGGCTGATGGGTCAGACAACACTTGATATCGGAAAACCTGCTGAAGGGCTTACCATTACTGCTGTCAGTTCAGGCACACCTGAATTTGCTCAGGAATACGAGGCTGCCTACGGTGAAGGCCCTGGTCCTTTCTCTGCTCAGGGCTATGATGCTGCACTTGCACTTTTTAAGGTAATTCAGGAAGGTGCATTAACAAAGGAAGAAATTAAAACTGCATTATACAGCGTTGAACTTGATGGAGTTACCGGTAAAGTCAGTTTTGATGAGAATGGAAACATAGATGGGGGTTATATTGCTTCAACTGTTAAAAACGGACAGTTTATTGAGGCTATATAATATCGAGGGATCTCATGAAAATTTCAATCTTACAAAAAATACTGGTAGTAATGCTTATAGTGGCAGTTCTTCCTCTGATTTCCCTTGGTTTTCTTGCTGTAAATGATGAAAAAGCGGTAGGAATGTCAGCAGCAGAAGATGCAAGAATTCTTGGAGATTCTACTCTGAAAAGTGCCAGATATGCTCTTGAAAATCTTGGCGAGGATATGATCGAGCAGAAAGCCAAGGATGTTAGTAAACAGTGTGAAATTTATCTTCAGGCACACCCTGAGATGACTATATCTGAGTTGCAGGCAGACACGGAGTTTCAGAAGATAACAGTTCAG
This window harbors:
- a CDS encoding ABC transporter substrate-binding protein, with the translated sequence MRVINYFVLFVIVTAMIFMAGCTSEAASTQDKVPAIKIGVMCPYTGDLSPYGQAVRNGVNLAFEKANPENVELVYEDSAGSVKAAMDGIRNLVQEEDVQAVIGDITSGSTLTAAPFANKYHVTLISASSTSPDITDSGDYIFRTIPSDDQQGRFASELIYTEGHHNLALIFTNNGYGVGLTKVVRESYADLGGRIVADESVDAGSSDVSALVSKLKAVNPDAVYLISNSPEITALVLNEIAVQGIDTRLYGSEGLMGQTTLDIGKPAEGLTITAVSSGTPEFAQEYEAAYGEGPGPFSAQGYDAALALFKVIQEGALTKEEIKTALYSVELDGVTGKVSFDENGNIDGGYIASTVKNGQFIEAI